Proteins co-encoded in one Kribbella qitaiheensis genomic window:
- a CDS encoding peptidoglycan recognition protein family protein, translating to MSADQMLAALRKWEVKVREYPGWRTRGRPGGIKDARGIVIHHTGSNSQTDDYLNFLFVRGRPEEGIPGPLCNVSTDMDGDLHLGAIGRANHAGKGSLTTLNHVMAENYNGYAGELRPGADNLDGNDYYYGNEIRYDGARSMTAAGYRTALLHAAAICDFYGWSALSVIGHREHTRRKDDPGHCPMNKFRTDLAAVLKAGPGDDMANADEVMAELRRFEAAETQRYADLAGRVQGLINAEAGRYSDYVRRFEAIMKALPGAALDPDPVPPVDPNDPADPSDPADPSDPVDPSAPVDPNDPNGPGGS from the coding sequence ATGTCGGCTGATCAAATGCTCGCCGCGTTGCGGAAGTGGGAAGTCAAGGTGCGCGAGTATCCGGGCTGGCGGACTCGCGGCCGGCCCGGCGGGATCAAGGATGCGCGCGGGATCGTCATCCACCACACCGGAAGCAACTCGCAGACCGACGACTATCTGAATTTCCTCTTCGTCCGCGGCCGCCCTGAGGAAGGCATCCCGGGACCGCTGTGCAACGTGTCGACCGACATGGACGGCGACCTGCACCTGGGAGCCATCGGCCGGGCGAACCACGCGGGCAAGGGCTCGCTGACGACGCTGAACCACGTGATGGCCGAGAACTACAACGGGTACGCCGGCGAACTGCGCCCCGGTGCGGACAACCTGGACGGCAACGACTACTACTACGGCAACGAGATCCGGTACGACGGCGCGCGCTCGATGACGGCCGCCGGTTACCGTACTGCGCTGTTGCACGCAGCCGCGATCTGCGACTTCTACGGGTGGTCCGCGCTGTCCGTGATCGGGCACCGGGAACACACCCGCCGCAAGGACGACCCGGGCCACTGCCCGATGAACAAGTTCCGTACCGACCTGGCCGCAGTACTGAAGGCCGGACCTGGAGATGACATGGCGAACGCAGACGAGGTAATGGCCGAGCTGAGGAGGTTCGAGGCCGCGGAGACCCAGCGGTACGCCGATCTGGCGGGCCGCGTGCAGGGCCTGATCAACGCGGAGGCAGGCCGCTACAGCGATTACGTCCGCCGCTTCGAAGCCATCATGAAAGCCCTCCCCGGCGCGGCCCTGGACCCGGACCCGGTCCCGCCGGTCGACCCGAACGACCCCGCCGACCCGTCGGATCCCGCTGACCCGTCCGACCCGGTCGATCCGTCGGCGCCGGTCGATCCGAACGATCCGAACGGCCCCGGCGGCAGCTGA
- the glnA gene encoding type I glutamate--ammonia ligase, giving the protein MFSSAEELLAYVKDEGVVFIDVRFCDLPGTMQHFTVPVGSFGPEVFEDGLQFDGSSIRGFQQIHESDMSLLPDPTTAYLDPFRADKTLIVNFFVHDPLTGEAYSRDPRNIARKAQEYLKSTGIADTAFFAPEAEFYVFDDVRFETKQNESYYHIDSVAGAWNTGRVEEGGNRGYKVRYKGGYFPAPPVDHFADLRNDITKHLETSGLIVERAHHEVGTAGQAEINYRFDTLLTAADDLMKFKYIVKNTAWDAGKTATFMPKPIFGDNGSGMHCHQSLWSDGNPLFYDESGYGGLSDMARWYIGGILKHAPSLLAFTNPTVNSYHRLVPGFEAPVNLVYSQRNRSACIRIPITGSNPKAKRIEFRCPDPSSNPYLAFAAQLLAGLDGIRNKIEPADPIDKDLYELPPEEHSSVAQVPTSLPAVIDSLEADHDFLLEGDVFTADLIETWIDFKRENEIAPIQLRPHPHEFELYYDV; this is encoded by the coding sequence ATGTTTTCCAGCGCTGAGGAGCTGCTCGCCTACGTCAAGGACGAGGGCGTCGTATTCATCGATGTCCGGTTCTGTGACCTGCCGGGCACCATGCAGCACTTCACCGTCCCGGTCGGATCCTTCGGTCCCGAGGTCTTCGAGGACGGTCTCCAGTTCGACGGTTCGTCGATCCGGGGCTTCCAGCAGATCCACGAGTCGGACATGTCCCTGCTGCCCGACCCGACCACCGCGTACCTGGACCCGTTCCGCGCGGACAAGACGCTGATCGTCAACTTCTTCGTGCACGACCCGCTGACCGGCGAGGCGTACAGCCGCGACCCGCGCAACATCGCCCGTAAGGCGCAGGAGTACCTGAAGTCGACCGGCATCGCCGACACCGCCTTCTTCGCGCCCGAGGCCGAGTTCTACGTCTTCGACGACGTACGGTTCGAGACGAAGCAGAACGAGAGCTACTACCACATCGACTCCGTCGCCGGCGCCTGGAACACCGGCCGGGTCGAAGAGGGTGGTAACCGTGGCTACAAGGTCCGCTACAAGGGCGGTTACTTCCCCGCGCCGCCGGTCGACCACTTCGCCGACCTGCGCAACGACATCACCAAGCACCTCGAGACCAGCGGGCTGATCGTCGAGCGCGCCCACCACGAGGTCGGTACGGCGGGCCAGGCGGAGATCAACTACCGCTTCGACACGCTGCTGACCGCGGCGGACGACTTGATGAAGTTCAAGTACATCGTCAAGAACACCGCCTGGGACGCCGGCAAGACCGCGACCTTCATGCCGAAGCCGATCTTCGGCGACAACGGCTCGGGCATGCACTGCCACCAGTCGCTGTGGAGCGACGGCAACCCGCTGTTCTACGACGAGTCCGGGTACGGCGGCCTGTCCGACATGGCCCGCTGGTACATCGGCGGCATCCTGAAGCACGCCCCGTCGCTGCTGGCCTTCACCAACCCGACCGTGAACTCCTACCACCGTCTGGTGCCGGGCTTCGAGGCGCCGGTGAACCTGGTCTACTCGCAGCGCAACCGGTCGGCCTGCATCCGGATCCCGATCACCGGTTCGAACCCGAAGGCCAAGCGGATCGAGTTCCGCTGCCCCGACCCGTCCTCCAACCCGTACCTGGCCTTCGCGGCCCAGCTGCTGGCCGGCCTGGACGGTATCCGCAACAAGATCGAGCCCGCGGACCCGATCGACAAGGACCTGTACGAGCTGCCGCCGGAGGAGCACTCCTCGGTCGCCCAGGTGCCGACCTCGCTGCCGGCCGTGATCGACTCGCTCGAGGCCGACCACGACTTCCTCCTCGAGGGCGACGTGTTCACCGCGGACCTGATCGAGACCTGGATCGATTTCAAGCGCGAGAACGAGATCGCCCCGATCCAGCTCCGCCCCCACCCGCACGAGTTCGAGCTGTACTACGACGTGTGA
- a CDS encoding RDD family protein, which translates to MASSAESGAGPTEEFRYAGSRLGLPEDGPGSVAGWGRRVAALFVDWLIAGLIASAVTGKPMWAGGNDYNTAQLIAFFAMSAILSGLGGATIGHRLLGLRVVRTQPGGTGYAAQVGLLGGAIRAFLLCLIIPAVVYDRDRRGLHDKAANTVVVRR; encoded by the coding sequence ATGGCATCATCTGCGGAATCCGGGGCAGGACCCACCGAGGAGTTCCGATATGCGGGCAGCCGGCTCGGGTTGCCCGAGGACGGACCGGGCTCGGTAGCCGGCTGGGGACGCAGAGTGGCCGCCCTGTTCGTCGACTGGCTGATCGCGGGCCTGATCGCGTCGGCCGTGACCGGCAAACCGATGTGGGCCGGGGGCAACGACTACAACACCGCCCAGCTGATCGCGTTCTTCGCCATGTCGGCGATCCTGAGCGGTCTCGGCGGCGCCACCATCGGTCACCGGCTGCTCGGTCTGCGGGTCGTTCGCACCCAACCGGGCGGGACGGGGTACGCCGCGCAGGTCGGCCTGCTGGGCGGTGCGATCCGGGCATTCCTGCTCTGCCTGATCATCCCCGCGGTCGTCTACGACCGAGACCGCCGAGGCCTCCACGACAAGGCCGCCAACACAGTCGTCGTACGCCGGTGA